DNA from Parvularcula marina:
GCGGCGACGGCGCCGACACGATCTTTGGCGGTGACGGCTCTGACCTGATTTACGGCGGTGATGGCGGCAATCTGATCTATGGCGACTCCGAACCGGCAGTCCCCGCATCCGCCGTCAGCTCGCCTGACATTGAGCCCGTTTCGGATGGCGGCGCAGACGCCAATGGTGTCGATCCGGTCGTCCTCGACCGCGTCGCAACCTACCTTCACGAGACGCCTGCGCGCGATGTCGAGGATGCGGCGGTGCAGCATTATGATGCCCTGAGCAGCATCTTTGACGGTTATGTCGCGAATATTCAGATGGTCTACGATCTGGGCATTTAACCCTGTATTCATCCGGCTTTGGCACAATCGGCTCACATTTCGAGAGGGGCCGTTTTTGCCAGATCCTAAGCCAATCTAGTCTGTGGCGAAATTGATACACAGACAGGAAAAGCCTAGGGACTCCCGGAAGAATCTTGCCGATACACAGTCAATCCCGGTACGAAATTAAGTAGCGATTTCCCTTCGCGTCCACGGGCATTCGGACGCGTCAGGAAGCCGGGAGGAAAAGGAAAAACTCATGCGCAAAACTCTAATGATGGGGACTTCGGTCCTGATGGCGTTCGCAGGCTTCAGCGCTGCGTCTGCCCAAGACGACGATGTCATCATCGTCACCGCGACGAAGCGGGAACAAACCCTGCAAGAAGTACCGGTCGCCGTGTCGGTCGTTGATGATCAGGTCGTCGCCGACGCCCAGATCAATGACGTGCTTGACCTGCAAACCGTCGTCCCCTCGCTGCGTGTTTCGCAGCTCGAGCGGGCCAACAACACGACCTTCATCATCCGCGGCCTCGGCAATGGCGGTAACAACCCGGGCATCGAACCGTCCGTAGCCGTCTATATCGACGGTGTCTTCCGGTCGCGTTCCGCTTCCGCCCTCGCTGACTTCCTCGACCTTGAGCGCGTCGAAGTCCTGCGCGGCCCGCAGTCGACCCTGTTCGGCAAGAACGCGACAGCCGGTGTCGTCAACATCGTCACCAAAGAGCCGAGCTTCACGACCAGCGGCGTTCTCGAAGGCACGATCGGCAACTACAACCAGTTCATCGGCCGCGGTTATGTGACCGGCCCGATCTCTGACTCGATCGCTTACAGCCTGTCCGGCAGCTACAATGTCCGTGACGGTTACACGAGCAACTCGATCACCGGCCAGGACATCAATGACCGCAATCGCCAGTCGATCCGCGGCCAGCTGCTGTTCCAACCGACCGATGCGCTTGAGCTCAAGCTGATCGGTGACTGGGACCAGATCGACGAGATCTGCTGTACTGTCTTCAACGCCGGCGAAGGCTCACTTGATTTTATGGGTGGCCCGACTTCCGGTCAGGTCATTGCCCTGCTTGGCGGCCAGAAACAGGCACCGGGCGACTGGGACTATGATGTCTTCTTCGACACAGCCTCGACCAACGAGATCATCAACAACGGTGTCTCACTGCAGGCTGACTATGATCTGGGTAATGATGTTACCTTCACCTCGATCACGTCTTTCCGTACCAAGGAAGAAGACATCGAGTTCGAAGGCGACTTCACCTCGCTTGAGATCCTCGGCGCGAACACTCGCGACTTCGACACCGAAACCTTCACGCAGGAAATCCGCCTCTTCGGTGAGACGGATCGCTTCTCCTGGCTGCTCGGCGGGTTCTACTTCGACGAGTCTGCAGAGAACCGCATCAACATCACCTATGGCGATGACACGCGGGCCTATGTCGACATCCTCTCCAGCGGCGCACTGCCGACGATCGAGGGCGGCATCGGTGTGCCGGTTGGCACATTCTTCTCCAGCGGCGCAGGCATCAGCACCTTCGCCACGCAGGACAACCAGCAGCTGTCGATCTTTGCACAGACGGACATCAACATCACTGATCGTCTCGTCCTGACGCTGGGCGCCAGCTACTATAAGGACGAGAAAGACGTTGCGATCTCTTCGATCAACACGAACCCGTTCTCGAGCCTCGATCTGGCTGAGTTCGGCTTCGGCGCGTTCTTCAACGCCGCGACTGGCCTTGCTCCGACGCCGACCAATATCGGCACCGTGGCGATGGGCAACCCGGCACTGATCCAGGCCCTGCAGGCCGCTTCTGTGACGTCTGTTGCTGACGCACTTGCTGCTGGCGGTGTCCTTGCACCGAACGGCGTGCCGGTTGATCCGATGACCATGCTGCCGCTCGGCAACCCGTTCCTCGCGCTTGAGGCCCTTCAGGTTCTTCAGCCGTCGACGAACTTCCCGAACTCTGTGGAAGATGGCACCAGCTCTGACGAAGACGTTCCGTTCACGGTCCGTGTGGCCTATGACGTCAACGACCGCGTCAATGTCTATGCGTCTTACGCAACGGGCTTCAAGGCATCGTCCTGGAACCTCACGCAAGACAGCCGTCCGTTCCCGTCAGATATCGCTGCGCTCTCCGGCGCCGGCCTTCTGCCGTCGAACACGTCAGTCACGCTCGGCAACTACTCCGGTACCCGCCTTGCTGGTCCGGAAGAAACCGAATCCATCGAAGTTGGCTTGAAAGCTGTCTTCGACATGGCCTCGATCAACATCGCGATCTTCGATCAGTCGATCGAGGGCTTCCAGGCCCAGACCTTCCAGGGCGCTGGTTTCGTTCTGACCAATGCGGGTGAGCAATCAGTCCGTGGTGCAGAAATCGAAGCCAACATCTCGCCGATGGAAAATCTGGACATCACTTGGGCAGGGACCTTCCTCGATCCTGAGTATGACAGCTTCCCGGGTGCCCAGGTGCCGACCGGCAGTGCAATTGACCTCGCCGACGGTTCCGCTGATGGCTCGGGCGATCTGACGGGCGCCACGCCGGCCGGGATCCCGGATTTCGCCTCCTCGCTGAGCGCGAAATACACCCAGCCGATGGAATGGGGTGAAGTCTTCCTTCGCGCCGATTGGCAGTATGAGAGCGAGACTCAGGTCATCGACAACGTGCCGGAAGATGTCGCTTCACGCGAAGTCAACCAGTTCAACGCCTCGCTTGGCGTCAACTGGGACGGCGGTGTCGAGCTTCTCGTCTGGAGCCGGAACCTGTTCAATGACGAGTACTACACCTCGGCCTTCCCGACGACGCTGCAAGCCAACAGCTACTCGGCGTACCCGAACCCGCCGCGCACCTATGGCGTGACGCTGCGCAAACGCTTCTAATCGGGCGTACACATATCAATAAGAAAGCCGCGGAAGGTGACTTCCGCGGCTTTTTTCTTGGGCAATTGCCACTCAAGGAAATCGAGGCAGGAACATTTGGTTTATCCGTCTTCGGACGGCTCATCGCCTTTCGGCAGATGACGCTCGAACTGGCGGATCACGCCGTGCAGGACACGCAGCTCTGATGCCGTCATCCCGGCATTGGAGAACATGGTCTGAAGATTCTGCTCTAACACGGTGCGTTTCTCCTCCGGCCAGAAATATCCTGACCTGTTTAGCGCCGCATAAAGGTGATCGAGCATGGATCGCAGCTCACCCCGGCTTGCCGGGCCTTCCGTATAGGGAGAAGAAAATAGCGCTTCCGTGCCGCCCGCCTTCGCCCACTCATAAGAGAGGAGCAGCACGGCCTGCGCGAGATTGAGCGAAGGGAATTCGGGATTAACCGGGATGGTCACCAGCGCATTGGCAAGCGCTGCCTCCTGGGTCTCAAGCCCCGCCTTCTCCGCCCCGAACAGCATCGCCGTGCGTTGTCCTGCAGCCGTCGCTTCACGCAGTTTTACGGCGGCCTCCTGGGGGGTCAGCACCGGCAGGAAAAGACCCCGCTGACGCGCTGTTGTCGCCACCACGAATTCGCAATCGGCCACTGCGTCTGCCACCGTATTAAAGACCCGCACACGGTCGATCACTTCGGCCGCACCCGACGCCATGGCCCCGGCCTTCGGATTAGGCCAGCCATCGCGTGGGCTGACGAGCCGCATCCCGCTCAAGCCGAAATTGAGCATGGCACGTGCAGCGGCACCGATATTCTCGCCCATCTGGGGGCGGGCAAGAACGACCAGCGGATGAAGGGGAGAAGAAGCGTTATCTGACATCGCCGCCGCCTAGCAGCGCGCGCGCGCATAAAAAAGCACCGCCCGAATCTCTCCGGGCGGTGCCTTTGATCATATCTGCTGGGTCAGCTTAGCAGCTGCGCAGCGAACCGTCGTTCCAGTAGGTTTTACCGGTTGAGCGGTCGATGTAGTAATAGCGTTGCGCGCTGCGGTCATAGATAAGCTCCTGACCGGCGGCCGGTTTCTTGAACTCTGTCCCACCGCACTGGGCGTCCTGACGTGAACCGCGAGCTGCACCCGCTGCGCCACCAAGGACAGCACCGATTGCTGCGCCGCGCTGTGCGTCGCCATCACCGACATTGTTGCCGATGACGCCACCAGCGATCGCGCCAAGCGCTGCGCCGCCTGCGGTGTTGCGTTCAATATTACCTGTCGAGGTACATCCGGCGAGCAGGACGAGACCGGCTGCGGCTGCTCCAAAAACTTTCAACATGAGTCGTTCCCTTTGGGTTGCTGACTACACTATCCAAATCGACGAGACGCCGATTGGTTCCGTAAGTCGTGACCCCAAGATGGGGCGAGTTTCTGGCAGGAAAAAGACCTTCTGCCTAAATTCGCGGTTAACTGTGTCTCTAATTGTCGCGAACAGGTTCAATCGTCGCCGCGAGCAACCCTTTTGCGCCACGCCCGAATGAGGCGCGAAGCCGTTGTCCGGGCATCAACTCGGTCATGCCGGCCGCCCGAACGACTTCCATATGTACGAAAATGTCATCTGTACCGTCGCCGCGCGTCAGAAAACCGTAGCCTTTGGCGCGGCTGAACCATTTGACGTCAACATCAACGAAATCACCCGCCGCCTCAACGACCGGCATTTTAGACGGGGCCGCAGGACGCGGTGTCGGCGTGGCGGAGGACGAATCAAGTGTCAGGATTTTGGTGGCCT
Protein-coding regions in this window:
- a CDS encoding TonB-dependent receptor, with protein sequence MRKTLMMGTSVLMAFAGFSAASAQDDDVIIVTATKREQTLQEVPVAVSVVDDQVVADAQINDVLDLQTVVPSLRVSQLERANNTTFIIRGLGNGGNNPGIEPSVAVYIDGVFRSRSASALADFLDLERVEVLRGPQSTLFGKNATAGVVNIVTKEPSFTTSGVLEGTIGNYNQFIGRGYVTGPISDSIAYSLSGSYNVRDGYTSNSITGQDINDRNRQSIRGQLLFQPTDALELKLIGDWDQIDEICCTVFNAGEGSLDFMGGPTSGQVIALLGGQKQAPGDWDYDVFFDTASTNEIINNGVSLQADYDLGNDVTFTSITSFRTKEEDIEFEGDFTSLEILGANTRDFDTETFTQEIRLFGETDRFSWLLGGFYFDESAENRINITYGDDTRAYVDILSSGALPTIEGGIGVPVGTFFSSGAGISTFATQDNQQLSIFAQTDINITDRLVLTLGASYYKDEKDVAISSINTNPFSSLDLAEFGFGAFFNAATGLAPTPTNIGTVAMGNPALIQALQAASVTSVADALAAGGVLAPNGVPVDPMTMLPLGNPFLALEALQVLQPSTNFPNSVEDGTSSDEDVPFTVRVAYDVNDRVNVYASYATGFKASSWNLTQDSRPFPSDIAALSGAGLLPSNTSVTLGNYSGTRLAGPEETESIEVGLKAVFDMASINIAIFDQSIEGFQAQTFQGAGFVLTNAGEQSVRGAEIEANISPMENLDITWAGTFLDPEYDSFPGAQVPTGSAIDLADGSADGSGDLTGATPAGIPDFASSLSAKYTQPMEWGEVFLRADWQYESETQVIDNVPEDVASREVNQFNASLGVNWDGGVELLVWSRNLFNDEYYTSAFPTTLQANSYSAYPNPPRTYGVTLRKRF
- a CDS encoding cold-shock protein translates to MPDSRPESRTENMDAREVRGFVKWFDQTKGYGFIVDEDGGRDVLIHSTCLKQSGCTSAPEGAKITCEAVEGEKGLQATKILTLDSSSATPTPRPAAPSKMPVVEAAGDFVDVDVKWFSRAKGYGFLTRGDGTDDIFVHMEVVRAAGMTELMPGQRLRASFGRGAKGLLAATIEPVRDN
- a CDS encoding YMGG-like glycine zipper-containing protein; the protein is MLKVFGAAAAGLVLLAGCTSTGNIERNTAGGAALGAIAGGVIGNNVGDGDAQRGAAIGAVLGGAAGAARGSRQDAQCGGTEFKKPAAGQELIYDRSAQRYYYIDRSTGKTYWNDGSLRSC
- a CDS encoding RNA methyltransferase, whose protein sequence is MSDNASSPLHPLVVLARPQMGENIGAAARAMLNFGLSGMRLVSPRDGWPNPKAGAMASGAAEVIDRVRVFNTVADAVADCEFVVATTARQRGLFLPVLTPQEAAVKLREATAAGQRTAMLFGAEKAGLETQEAALANALVTIPVNPEFPSLNLAQAVLLLSYEWAKAGGTEALFSSPYTEGPASRGELRSMLDHLYAALNRSGYFWPEEKRTVLEQNLQTMFSNAGMTASELRVLHGVIRQFERHLPKGDEPSEDG